TAAAATAAAACAGCCAACACACacaaattttcttattttctcaaATAAAACACAACTGTTATTAGGAAGCTCCACTTTTTAACTCTAAAAATGCATCTAAAATAGGATAATTATAATATGCACAAGTTTTCTTAACTTCTCAAAAAAAAGTACAAGCAATACTGGGAAGTCCCACTTTTTTCACCCTAAAAATgcatctaaaataaaataaccacAATATGCACAAGTTTTCTTCTCCAATAAAGTACAAGGAATCAGTTCAGGTTGCAAACAACACCtatttaaaatatcttacacATATCATTATAAAAATCCAACTTTTCAAAGTAAAACTTGATCTATCTCAGTGCTTTGCACTGCTGGAGATCTGTAAATCACCTGCTCAAATAAAACACCTGTGTTAGAGAAGTTATTAAAAAACACATTACTTTTAACACCACCTTCAGTACCttgaaaaacaaattcaaaGAAGATTGTGGGGAGAAAAGATGTTACAGGATGGAGAATCTGTGCCACCTGCATGATTTATACCAAAAACAATTCCAGGCATTTAAAGagaccacaaaaaaaaccttaaCTTCCAACAGGAAGGTGATTTTCTAGAGGCAGACTcctaataaataaaataaaatttacaaattTAGTTTTTCTGGGCTCCTAAAGGGGATAATTCTCTGGGGGTGCAGCAGGAGGTACAAACCAGGGCTGATCTCCCCTTTCCAGGTGGGAAACAGCTTTTCCTTACTCCCTGGCAATGCAGGAGATCCCCAGGAATATTCCCCTGGATAACCCTTTCCTCACCCCAGGAACACAGGGGCTGCCTGAGCTCCTCTGGAGCCTTTTATGAATTATTGATTAATTATTTACAAGTGGTTTCTTCAGGATTTGCCTTGAAAAGCCATAGGAAAATAAGTTGTGCTGCCctgaacaaataaaaatttggaattaCAGCTGGAATCCATAAGAACTCCAGGCCAGCACTAGAAACACACACATTTTCCAGGACAAACATtgtcacacctgtcccaggtgGGGCAGAGATGGGGAACCCTCAATCCCAAACCATCTTTTCCCACCATCTTTATttttaggtttatttttttacccCTCCATCACATTCCCTCTCTCCCCCACAatctcttttccagcctgaggaATCCTGAACTCCTTGGAAAGCTGGAGAGCCCCTGGGTTGAGTGATTTTGAGGCAGAAAAGGGATTATTTGGCATCACTGACaagcagggcaggcacaggccTGGAGTAGCAGCTTTGTGCTAAACCAAGATTTAACTCCCCAAAATCAGATTaatgcagagctgctcagtgccacactacagcagaaaaaaatacaataaaggATGGAATGGGTCCTGTTGGGTGTAACTTCAAGCTTTTGGGGTCCTGTGGGATCATTTGGGCTGTTATTTAGCAATATTTTCCCTCTGTGGGTGTGAACAGAACCAGCATTTAAAGGAATGTGCAGCTCTACCCCTCTGGTGCTGCACACTCTATATGTGAAATATTTGACAAACCAAATATTTAATACATAAAATACCTGATACATCAAATATTTGATACATTAAATATCTGATACATCAACTATTTAACACCAAATATTTCCTAGCAGTAGCCAGGTTTTTCAAGTTCAGGTGCCTAATTTCTATATATTGTAACCATGATTAAAATCAAATCCCTTGGAAAGATGACCACTAAACCACAGCTACTGAGAGCTgcaatttatatttattatatattattgtATGACTATTAAGCCATAGCTAATGAGGTCTGTGATTTATTATATATtgttttattataataaaagcCATTTTAAATCAGTTTATCACACTTCCTAACACTGAGTATTTGAAAACTCTTCCCTTTTACTTCATTCTTCTGACATTTCTGTGGGTTCAAACTGATTttcttggcaaaaaaaaagtggCTATTCACAGGAATACCTGCACAGCTCTGATGGGGAGGACACTCCAGGAGAGGTCAGGCagtttaatttctaaatttatttcTAACTCTAAATAATCAAATTTCTACTACAAAGGCACTGCAGCAATAAAGGGTCCAAGCAACTCTTCCAGTGAACAGCTGGGAATAAGTCATGGCACAGCACAAAGAGGAGAAAGGGGAATATTCACATCTTTCAACAACAATTTTTCAACATTCACAGGCAACAGCTCTCCTGGTTTGGACATGGAAACCAAAGGTTTAACAAATTCTTAGTGCAAGCACACAAAATCACCCGGCTGAAGATTTTAAATAGGGACCCAAACAGCTTTGATCTGCCTGATCCACTcaataattaatttcaaatcAATAGAAAATGCTAATTGGAAACCTGGTAGCCAGGATAAACTTCAGTTAAACCTCTTAATTGGAAAATACACACAAGCACAACTTGAGCATCttttaattaaagaagaaaagcagattttataATACCTTTTGCAACTTCTGGTtaagatttaaatatttaaattgtgaAATATTTGTTTGTCACAAACCAATACATGCAAACTTTCACTGCAGACATccttaaatattaataaaagatTGCATAACTAAAGACTCATCCTTTTCTGAGAGGAACACAGGTGAGAAAATCAGTTTATTCTGAACTTCAGGGAGCCAGTGTTATGTGTGGGAATTATGGAAAGCAGgaatcaaagggaaaaaaaaaaaaactagacATTTCCAAATGATCGTATGACACTGAGAGACCCTATTTATGGGGGTTTTTGCTTGaatcaaatgcaaaataaatatcTTATCTTCAAAAGTGTTCCACCAGGGTAACTGAAAGATTTAGTGCGTGGGAAGCACTGCAGAGACCCCAAATGAGGAATTCCAGGGATGTGTGGTGTGAACCATCACCTGCAGCCATTATTCCCATTGATCCCAAGCCCAGTCATTCTGGCAGGATTTTCCAGGAATGTTTTTCCAATAAAACACCACTGCTGTTTTTCCTACTCTTACCTCCTGGTCCTGCTCTTTGACCTGGACCTTTGGGATCTGTAGGATTTGCCTCTGCCCCGGGAGCGGCTGCGCTTCCTCCTGGAGCCGtaggaggagctgctgctggatctGTGTCTGCGCCTGCAACAGAGCTGGGGTGAGCCTGGCGCtgccaaaatacccaaaaacagcaaaaacaaccccaagGAGTCCtcagaaaacacagctggggTGAGCCTGGCGCTGCCAAAATACCCAGAAACACCAAAAACAACCCCAAGGAGTCCTGAGGAAACACAGCTGGGGTGAGCCTGGCGCtgccaaaatacccaaaaacagcaaaaacaaccCAAGGAGTCCTGAGGAAACACAGCTGGGGTGAGCCTGGCGCtgccaaaatacccaaaaacagcaaaaaccaCCCCAAGGAGTCCTGAGGAAACAGAGCAGGGGTGAGCCTGGCGCtgccaaaatacccaaaaacagcaaaaacaaccCAAGGAGTCCTGAGGAAACACAGCTGGGGTGAGCCTGGCGCtgccaaaatacccaaaaacagcaaaaacaaccCAAGGAGTCCTGAGGAAACAGAGCTGGGGTGAGCCTGGCGCTgccaaaatacccaaaaccagcaaaaacaaccccaagGAGTCCTGAGGAAACAGAGCAGGGGTGAGCCTGGCGCTGCCAAAATACccagaaacagcaaaaacaaccccaagGAGTCCtcagaaaacacagctggggTGAGCCTGGCGCtgccaaaatacccaaaaacagcaaaaacaaccCAAGGAGTCCTGAGGAAACAGAGCTGGGGTGAGCCTGGCGCTGCCAAAGTAcccaaaaacagcaaaaaaaccccaaggaatCCTGAGAAAACAGAGCAGGGGTGAGCCTGGCACTgacaaacaccccaaaaacagcaacaaaccCCCAAGGAGTCCTCAGAAAACACAGCTAGGGGGAGCATGGCACtgcccaaaaaccccaaaaacagagACAAACCCTCAGCAATCGCTGAGAAAACAGAGCCAGAGCTGaacacagcactgctctccaAACCTCAACCAATTCCTGAGAAAACACAGCCAGGGGTGAGGCTGGCACTGCTCCCCAAACCCTAAAAAGCCATGACAAACCCCCAACAATTCCTGAGGAAACATGCACAGACTTGGGGGATTCCAGAAACCTCAAATCCCACTATTCCCCCATGGCAAATAATTCACATACACAGGGACGCTGCTACCCTAAAGAGTTGGTCCTCCAAAATCCACATCCCAGGCAAAAATGAAGTTTGGGTGGGGTCCTTAACTACTATTAGTAGTACTCAGTTAATCAGTGTTGATTTACTTCATTTGAGTTCATTTAAGGGCAGTTCCCTCCTGAGTCCAATCAGGAATCAAAAGGgtctcttccttttcccctccctcccagtTTTGTCTATTCCAAGAATAAATTCTCCTACACCAAGGAGAAAGGTGAAAGAAAAGAtattaaccccaaaatccaaatatTAACACTTCCTCCCCATCTCCCCAATAGTTAATTAACAATTACAACCTCCCTATTTTTACATGTGATCaatattaaaatgcaaaaaattatgttatgttatattatattatattatattatattatattatattatattatattatattatattatattatattatattatattatattatattatattatattatattatattatattatggaATTCAGGATGTGTTCAGGGATGGTTCAGCAAGGGCaaaggggcagcaggagctgcaatGCTGGGCAGGATACAAAAATTAATGCTGAAGAAGAGGGCTGCTCCTGGAAAGGGAATGTGATGTTCCTGCTGGATGAGGAACAGGAATTCCAGACACTGCTGCCTTTGATTCCTGGGGGTCAGGGATAAACCCACATGGAGCAGGGCCTGACCTGCCAGGAGCAtttgccctgccccagggacagAGTCAGGATCCCAAAAGCAGAGCCCTGGATCATTCCTGGGTGCAGCAGGGATGCCCTGGgatccctggagctgtgctggaatAGCGGGATCCAAggtgccctgccctggccctggggaggatggagatcccagcaggagcaggagaaagggctggaaatgcacCCCTGAGGTTCattcccaccctgcagccattccagaaAGGCCTGGCAGGAGCATTTCCTCCTGGACACCAGGAGagctctccagctcctcctcccagTGAATTCACCAGCACAAGCCAGGCTGAgacagctgggatggagcagggagctgctgcagggctggagccaggctgggacacccgggggggctcacctggacaggagcagctccaggagagctcagagccctggcagggcctgcaggggctccaggagagctgcagagggactggggacagggatggagggacagcacacagggaatggctcccagtgccagagggcagggatgggtgggacattgggaattggggattcctggctgggatgggattcccagagcagctggggctgcccctgcatccctggcagtgcccaaggatGAGCTGGGAGCACCCTGCGGCAGAGGGACGTGTCCCTGCtggcagaagaaaggaaaagttaTTTTGCTTCCTGGGGTTTCCCTGGGTTAAAGCAGAATTTCCCTTTGGACCTGCACATTCCCTGCCTTATTCCCCTGGGGAGAAGGAGGTGTCGGTATTTCTGGTCATggtggtgggtttggggttttattttgacaAAGTGAAAGCAGTTTCACATCTCTTAAGGTTCAGAACAACCTGTGTCATAACATCCCAACCCGTGGCATCCAAACCCTTCCAGCTTCCTGCTGTAACACGAAAGAGTTTCTAAAATCTCCGACAAATGCACCTTTTCTCATAGGAGTGGGACCAGGACGGGAGATCCCGGGAGCGCGACCTGGACCTGGATTTCCGGCCCGACTTTTTGCGGCTGTAGGCGCGGCTGTccgaggagctgctggaggaggagcgCCGCCGGTGCTTCTTCTTCCTGCggctcctgccctcctcctccgTGTCCGAGGAGCGCCGGCCCATCCCGACCTGCACGGAACGCAGACgtgcccagctgggacagggccgCTGCCTGCCCTGGCTTGGTTTGTATTtatcatatttaaaaaattaaatcaaaatacactgttccatctcctgctgtccctgttccctggagcacagcccgacccccccggctgtgccctcctggcaggagctgtgcagagccacaagggcccctgagcctcctttgctccaggctgagcccctgcccagctccctcagcccctcctggggctccattcccttcccagctccgctcccttctctgctcctcctcttcccagcaCAGGCGGCTCCAACTCGCTCAATTCCTCCATCCAAACTCTGGCCCATCCTCACACCTCCGGTCACCGGGGCGGCGCCTCCTGATCCACCGGGCAGCGAGCGCCTGCAGCGGAGAAAGGCAAACCCACCGTAAGGAGACGGAGAGTTCTCGGAGCACTGCCGGGAGCCGCGGGGCTCCAGGGAACAACACCCTCCGGGAGAGCGGCCCGGTCTGGGCACGGCACCCGCACCGGGGCAGCTCCCGGCAGCTCCCGAGCGGTCCCGGCCAGGCCCGGGGGCTCCGCGATCCCCCCGGAGCCGCTCCCCGCCACCCCGCAGCTCGAGGGACTCCTTCCCAAGGCCCAAGCCCTGCGCACGCCGGCGATGCCCAGCACAGCCGGGACCCCGTGAGGGCTCCGCCGGGGCCGGGACCGTGCCCCGCACCGCCCGCACCGGAGGCCGCTGAGCACAGCCGGCCCTGCAGCGGCCGCCGGCCGCCCTGCCGTGCCCTCGGGTGCCGGTGCGGCTgtgtcccgtgtccctgtgtccctccgtgtccctgtgtccccccctgtgcccccaatgccccccgtgtcccccgtaCCTGGCGGAGCCGCCGCGGCCCCGGTTCGAGCCCAGCGCCTTCCGGGGCGGCGGGCAGACAGCGCCAATCCACCGCCGAGCGCGGCCAGGCGGCCGCAGCGAGCGCCGAGCCATCGATGGGGCGCGCCGGCGAGCGCCCACGCGGGACGGGCCGGGGTCGGGACCGGGGTCGGGCCGGGGTCGGGACCGGGGTCGGGCCGGGGTCGGGACCGGGTCCCGCTGCCCGCGGGCGTGCAGAGCCCACGGAGCACTGTCTGCACCGTGGCCGACACAGTGACCCACGGGCGCACGGCGTGACACGCCGCGGGTGAGGGGAGCGTGGTGGTCCCGAGGTCGGGGTCCCGCTGCCCACGGGGGGTGCAGAGCCCACGGAGCTCTGTCCCCACCGTGCCCAACACGGCGACCCACGGCGTATCCCCCCCGCCCCGTGTCCCGCCCGCCCCGTGTCACAGCGGCACGGAGCGGGTTTCGTTCCGTCCCGGAGAGCTAAGGGAGGTTCGGGGGTTTATGGCACCGAGAGCCGCCCCGCGGGCCGAGGGCAGCGCTACACGCGCGGCGTGGGCACCGAGAGCCGCCCCGCGGGACGGAGCGCGCCTGGGCACGGACCGAGCCTGACCCACCGGGCCGGGCGGAGCCTCCGCCGGGCACCGAGCAGAAATGCAACAGAACGATCGCATCGCTCCGCTTAATTCGATTTTCCTACCGAATTTGGTTCGCTTAACGCGAGCTCCCGAGCGCGCGCTCCCCCGCCACGGGAGCGGCGGGACGCGCGTGGGGACAAACGAAATGTCAGGGCGGAGGGGCCGGAGAGGGTCACCGGGCCGGTCGGCAGCCGCGGCGGGCCCGTCACACCGAATGCCCCGGTGCTCGGTGCCCCGGGGACCGAAATGGCCCCGCGGGAGCGGCTCCCGGGCGGGCACCGGGACTCGCCGCCTGTCGCGACACGGTCGCGTGTGACCGGCTCGGAATGAACCCCGCCGCCACCCCCGGTGCCGACCCTGCCCCGGTAAATGAACGCTCCGTTATGTGCAGTCATCGCCCCAAAGGTCAATGAAAAATCGATACGCAGGCAAGAGTTAAACAATTCTGAATAATTTATTAGAATTTAGCGAAGGTGGGAAAGAGGCGCGCTCCGCCGACAAAAGTGCTCCGCGGtgggatttaaaaaaacaaagggaCACCAATATCAGCGATATCGGCGCGTTCGGCGCTAATTCGGCGCTCGCTGCGCGGCCGCGGAAGGAGCGCGATGTCCCTCGCTGTCATTTGTCCCCTCGGCTTCTCGGGGCCTCGGGGCGCCCACGGCGGAACTTTCGCGGctcccgcggggccggggccgccccggtTGGCCGTGCCCGCCCCGGTTGGCCGTGCCCGGGGCTGACCCGAGCGGCGCGGGGCGGTGCGCGGAGCCTGCGCgtccccgccgcccccccgcGCGTCCCGTGGCCACtcccccgccgccccggccccgctccgcgccgcGCTCAGCCGGGACCTCGCGCACGGTCCCGCGCCTAATTAAATTAATTAGGGCGCAGcgcgcggcgggcgggcggtgcCGTGGCCGCAGTGccccgcggcgggcgggcggcgagcacgggaggaaggaagggaggaaggaaggggtCCATTCAGAGCTCCGAGGGGAGGTAATTCGCCGGGAACAAGGGGCCGGCTTTGCAAAGTATAAATAGTGCCACTTCAATCGCGGCGTCGCTATCAGACCCCGGGAGCCCTGCACGTCGGgcggcacggcccggcacggcccggggcgccgccgcctccccgcccCGTGGATGCCCGCCCGGGGAGCCGGGGCAGCGCGCCCCTGAGCCATGGAGGAGCTGACGGCGTTCGTCTCCAAGTCGTTTGATCCCAAAGCTaaggagaagaaggagctgATCACCTACCGCGAGGTGCTGGAGAGCGGGCCCCTGCGCGGTGGAGGCGGCCCGCGGgagcccggcggggcggcggccCCGGAGCCGGGCCGGGAGGACACGGGCAGCCCCGCGGTGCGGCCGGCCGGGCGCTCCCCGCCGCGGGAGCCCGACGCCGCCGCCGAGAGAGCGGCCGAGGCGGCCACCCCCAAGCTCAGCGACGGTAACGGCGGCACCGCGGGCTCCCCCTcgtcccgttcccgttccccgTCCCCCCTTCCCCCGTCGGGGTCGGTACgcgcggggcggccgcggccgcgGGGGGCCGGCGgggaggcagcgcccggcggTGATGGGCGGCTGCCCGGGCGCTCCCAGCCGCGGGAGATGGGCGGCCGGCCTCGAAGTttttagattaaaatatttaaacccGGATTTAACTTGCTCCGAACGCGATCtcgttcccgttcccgttcgGCATCCCACGGGAAGCCGCGCCGCCAACGAAAGCCCGGCCCCGCGGGCCCGTTCGTTCCCCCGCGGCTCCGCGGACTCGCGTGGGGCCGGGCCGCGCTGCCCACGCTCGCCCCGCGCCTTCGGCAGATCCGCCCGCGGCCGTTCCGCGCGGCACcgcggggccggcaccggggccgcccgcccgccgctcccgggcgcCGCGGGAAGCGGTCGGGCCCGCGCCCGTGGCCTCGGGGACCCGCGGGTCGCTGCCGCCCTTTTGTTCGGGCCGGCGGAGCGCCCGGAGCATCCCGGATCGGATGCCCGCGCTGAGCCGATCGGTGCGGCGGGACCGGGCCGGGCGGCCCCGGGGGTCGGGGCGCGGGCCGCGCTCTCCGGCCCGGGGCGCGTCTCCGGCCGCGAATTGACCGAGAGCAGCGGATCCCGGGGCGCGGAGGGGCCGCGGCGGCCGGCGGAGGCTCCGGGGACCTGTTGCTGCGCATCccccggggccgcggcggggccggagggGAGGGCTCGGTGCGGAGCCCGTTCCCCCGGTAGCGGTACCGGAGCCGGCGGCGGAGCCCGGCACGGCAGCGGCCTAGCGCGGCCCGGGCGCACAGGCCCCGCTCccggctgccccggccccggggcgcTCCCGCCCGCGTCCCCCCGGCCGCCGAGAGCGGCGGGAACGGGAGCGGCGCcagccccggtgcccccggccccgccgctctgACTGCTGTGTCgtgcccagtgtccccagagctgaaGGAGCGCAAGGAGGATGCGAAAGCGATGGAAGACGAAGGGCAGACGAAAATCAAGCAGAGGAGGAGCCGGACGAATTTcaccctggagcagctgaaCGAGCTGGAAA
The nucleotide sequence above comes from Ammospiza caudacuta isolate bAmmCau1 chromosome 11, bAmmCau1.pri, whole genome shotgun sequence. Encoded proteins:
- the RSRC1 gene encoding serine/Arginine-related protein 53 → MTAHNGAFIYRGRVGTGGGGGVHSEPVTRDRVATGGESRCPPGSRSRGAISVPGAPSTGAFGVTGPPRLPTGPVTLSGPSALTFRLSPRASRRSRGGGARARELALSEPNSRDPDLGTTTLPSPAACHAVRPWVTVSATVQTVLRGLCTPAGSGTRSRPRPDPGPDPGPTPVPTPARPAWALAGAPHRWLGARCGRLAALGGGLALSARRPGRRWARTGAAAAPPGRPAAAAGPAVLSGLRCGRCGARSRPRRSPHGVPAVLGIAGVRRAWALGRSPSSCGVAGSGSGGIAEPPGLAGTARELPGAAPVRVPRSLPGGSGGAAPVTGGVGMGRRSSDTEEEGRSRRKKKHRRRSSSSSSSDSRAYSRKKSGRKSRSRSRSRDLPSWSHSYEKRRRHRSSSSSSYGSRRKRSRSRGRGKSYRSQRSRSKSRTRRSRSRARQRSYSRSSERSGHRRTPSGSRERRKGRDKDKAKDKGKGKEKEIHGTKAGDPANIKAGLEHLTPAEQAKARLQLVLEAAAKADEALKAKERSEEEAKRRKEEDQATLLDQVKRVKEIEAIESDAFVPQTFRSSKEVKKSAEPAEPQQEPVNVGAGAPEAAAAEKEPPAANIPTAIKYQDDNSLAHPNLFMEKAEAEEKWFQRLVALRQERLMGSPVA